The Miscanthus floridulus cultivar M001 unplaced genomic scaffold, ASM1932011v1 fs_469_1_2, whole genome shotgun sequence DNA window GGCAACTAGTTTGGTTAGTTTGTGGATTCGGAGTCAGTGCCTTGCCCAACGCTTGAGCGCTGCTCGGCTTCCTCCCTGAATCCCAATCTCCTGCTCTTTTTCAAGATGCAGCTGAGAAGAAATCTGCAGCCGGCAGCAGTTGGTTCCTGCTTGCGCTCAACTGGGAGGCTATCAGTGCTAACAGCAAGTGCAGAACATGAACAGCTATTGAGTACCACAATGACCACGGGTACACAAAAACTTGCTGTTTGGCTTGCTCTTTGAACTGGATCCAGCAGTCGATGGAGCAATCCGAGTATTCGTTCACGGGCTTCAAGAAGCATATAGATCTTGACTTGAGATACCCCTCTCCAATCCGATCCGAAAAACGTGAACTTTCCGATCCGAAAAACGTGAACTTGAGTCTGGTAAGGGGGATTTCCATAATCCTTAAGGGGCCGTTCGGTTATTCTAGAATGGAGGCGGGAACCAATCCAACTGATGAATTGTTATACAAATTATATAATCATTCCAGCCTAGAATAAATCCAGGCCATGAATCCGAAACAACCGAACAAGCCCTAAGATTGATAGCAGTGTGGATATGCCTAAAAGACAAAAAATGCATAATGTGAAAAATAACGCCATATCATACATCCACAAATTCAAGAACCGCGATTCAATCCGTAATGAGTGCTAATGAGCTTCTTACCAAAAGTGGTATGCTTCTCCAAAGTAGAGTGGCATTCAGGAGCAGTAGGATAAAAAAATTCATTGGAAGTCAATGCACATGAAGGCTCAAGCACTGGAACTGGAAGCACCTACAATGCAAAATTCAGATTCGAAGAGAAACAACATTACATGGAGCAttacacagaaaaaaaaaatcaatccttgattttttattttttatttacctTCAGGTCTCTAGTCAAAGTGTTGTTGGCAGTGTGCAGTATTGACACACTGCCAAGTGCCAATACCAACAACTGTTACACTGAACTTGTCATCAACAGGAGAAGTGGGTATGGTATGCACCTATATAGTTTGAATGAAGGAAACATCAACTTCTTTTTAACAGCAAATCACGAGCTTTATACTTTCTAAGGACCTTGGTTAACTTGAAATCCATGGTCTCTTTCTTGGCTTCAAGATCCTTGCCGGTGCTCacatttttagataatggaaataATCTCCAGCCTCTGCAGAAAGCCATGAACCAGGGATGCACACAACCATAAATTATTATTAGTTCTCATAAAAATGCAGGATCAACCTGCTTCAGAAACAAAGTGAAAGTGTTATAAGTTTTTGGCTAATTTTAGAAAGGAAACAAATCTTGCTCATGTCAAAGCCTACTACAATCTCAACGATAGGTTATATTAGTAAGAAAGGAAGGATAACTCGGAAGGGTAAACTGTAAATCATATGCATGGTTATAGTACAGGTATGAGCACAAGAGTAAGACCGAGCGATAGGCCTATAGTAGTCAAGAGAAAAGGAACTTTATCATACTTAGTAACTTAGAGTAGAATAAACAATGCATTCTTGCCTCTGGAAGTAAAATCATAAAAAAGATAAAGAAAAATGTCAGAAACGAAATGCatggctaaaatgaaattttagTATACCTCGGCTTGTAGAAAGAAAAAAGGAACTGAGAATTTGAGAAGGCATAGGATGCAATTAAATTACCATCTGCTAGGACATGAAGATGCTTACTATTCCTGGACATGCGGCAACTATTGCCTTCTAAGTAACTGAACCTCTTAAAACAAAACTGTAAATCCTCATTTTTGCCTCTGCCAACAGGATGAACTTGTCAGTACAACTGTACAGGTATAAACATTAATGCCTACAAAATATTAGTTTCATGCACAGATCAATAGCACCCAGCAGTCAGGAGACAAACTAGAAGGCTTACATGACTAGGCTACTGCATACCTCAGTGAAACAAAGGAGAATTTGTTACTATTTGCAGCCAGGAAGTTGAAGTCCTGCAACTGAGTCAGGAAAGCCACCTAGCACATCTTTGATGAAGAGCACTTCACTTCTAGTTTCTGCAACTTGTGGTCACATAGATTTCATCATTGTCATGTTCTGCATCTGTGTATCTTTGATTTGCTGATACAAACTTCCAAACATATCGTAGATACAAGACCTATCTTGGTGGTTAGTATCGCTGGCTATGAACAAATGCCTAGTCTTCTCAACCTCAATCCAGCTGCATCCTGCAGGTTTTTTCATATCCTGGGACTTCATCAGTTTCCGGACATGCTCAACACCATCCCATTTCTCATCAGCTGCATAGATGTTTGACATAATGACATAGTTCCCAATGTCCCCCTCTTCCATTGAGAACAACTGATCAGCAGCGAGTTGGCCAATTTTGATCTCACCATGGACCTTGCATGCCCCTAGCAGGGAGCTCCATGCATTGGCATTGACCGCATGAGGGGGCATATCCAAGGCAAACATATATGCATCTTGGAGATGTCCGCTACGGGCAAGAAGGTCAACCATACACGCATAGTGTTCTGCTGTTGGTACAACTCTGTGAATCTCTCTGATGGACTTGAAAATTTTGATTCCTGCATCAACCAGCCCTGCGTGACTGCATGCTGACAGGAGCGTGGTCAGAACTACATGGTCTGGCCTAATATTAAGTTTAAGCATTTTAGAGAACAGCTCTACTGCCTCTTCTGCCATTCCATGCATCGCATAACATCCAATCATGGCAGTGAATGTAACAAGGTCCTTCTTTGAGCTGACCTGAAAGATGTTATATGCATTGGTTATGTTGCCGCACTTTGAGTACGCATCAACAAGAGCTCCTTCAAGATGGATGTCTTCTAGGGATGCTCTGAGCATGTAGGCATGGCATTGTCTCACAAGCTGTACAGAACACAAATGGATGCAAGCCTCAAGAATGTTTGCAATGCTAACAATATCAGGCTTCAAGCCTTCAGATTGCAAGTGATTAAACAGACTGAAAGCTTGACCATCCATGTCATTCTGCGCATACAACTGGATCATCAAATTCCATGAAGTCAGGTCTTTCTCAGCCATATGGTTGAAGATCACCTCAGCGTCCTCTATACAGTTATTTTTCAGGTAGCAAGAAATCATTATATTATCAGTTACAATGTTTCGCCCAGCATGGTTTCTGAAAAGTATGCACGCATCGTGTGAGTAGCCACACTTCACATAAGCATCCAGAATAGCATTTGCTACTGAAGTTTCACCTGTATAACCAACTCGTAGGGACCACCCATGAGCTTCACGGACCATCTTAATCCCGCAGAAGGTACTCACGTGTATAACATTCAAGACTGTGACAGAATCCCACTGATTTACCCCACCGCACATTTCACTCATCAGTACAAAGAACTTCTCGATATGCTGTTCACTGTTGGCACAAGCAGAGAGAATCGCATTCCATGAAATTGAGTCTTTGTTCAGAATATCGGTGAAAGCACGGAAAGCATCATCAAACCTATCACAGTGGCTATAAAAAGTGACAAGAGCATTCATTAAGGATGTTTCTTGAAGAAGTACTGGCCTTTGAAGGATATAACCATGAACCCCCATCCCTGCTTTGACATCACCTACTTGAGCACAAGCAGTGAGCAGACTGATAAAAGAAACAGAATCAGGAGCAATTCCTGTAGACAGAAGCTCATGAAACAGGCCCAATGCTCTATAGTGATACCCATTCATCACATATCCTGCAATAATGGTGTTCCATGATACAATATCCCTCACATCCATACTTGCAAATATTGATTCTACAGCCTTCATTTCAAGCACTTTGGAATAATGTGTCATCAGTGCATTAGAAACAGATACATCCATTTCCAAACCATGCCTGACCATGAAACTGTGCACTTCTTTCCCATGATACCTCCCAAACTCCGTGAATGAGCACACAGGAAGAATACTAGCCACTGTTGAATAATTTGGACGAGATCCCTGTGAGATCATCTGACTGAACAGCACAAGTGCCTCTTGAAATAACCGATTCTCTATGTACCCTGCGATGACCGAATTCCATGAAACAACATCTTTACAGCGAATAGAAGAAAACGCTCTATGTGCATCATCCATTGCCCTGCTTCCACCACATTTTGCATACATTGACACCAATGCATTTCCACAGAGAGTATCTGACGCCAAACCAGTTTTCACCACGTAGCCATGGACGCTTCTGCCGGTCCGCAAATGCCTCCACTTTGCGCATGCCGGAACAATTACAGCCACTGTCACTGCGGTCGGCATGCTCTGCCCCACCACGCCACAGGAGAGCATCGACCGGAACAAAACAAAAGCGTCCACGAAAAGCCCACGGCGAGAGCACGCGGTGATGAGGATGTTCCAGCACACCGCGTCGGGGCGCGCCATTTCGTCGAACACCAGGAGGGCGTCCGCGAGGGGCCCGAACCTCCCGTACGCGCCCATGACCGCCTTCGCCACCGTCGCGCTGCTCGCCACGCGCCCGGCCTTCACGGCGAGCCCGTGGAGGCACCCCGcgagggcggcgccgccgccgccgcccgggagCGCCGAGGCCGACCTGATCGCCGCGGCGAGCTCGAGCGCGCCCGGCCGGAGGCCCTCGGCCAGCATACGCCCAATGTGCTGCGCGGCGGGGGCAGCGAGCCCGAGCGGCGCGCTACCGCGCTGACTCTTCATGTGACCGGAAGCGGGCGCCGCCGCGTGGAGCGCGCGACGCGCCGCCTTGCGAGAAGAAGCAGATGCTGCTGCATAGCTCGTGCGGCCGAGGCTGCGATAGCGTGCGCACATGGGAGGGAGGCTGTCGTCTCGCGTCTGGGAGGCAGTGGCCGGGGCGAAGAGAAGGAGCGGAGCTGCGGGCTCGCGCAGGTGGGAAGTTGGAGGCGTGGGGCGAGCGCCGACACCGTACAACTTGCGTGGTGATGAAACGTTTGTTTGGCCATCGCAGCCAGGAGCCAGAGAAATACATGATCTTTGTTAATTTAATAATAGCGAATTAGCGAGATATAGACGTACTGCGGTGgattttcaaaagaaaaaaactCCGCACAAATCGTGAAGCAAACTAGTAGTGCAATTAATTTTAATCCAAACAAAAATCTCATGCTACTGCTACATAAAGTAGCACACCCAAATCCAAGTAACAGCAAATTAACAGAACTAGTAGTACTGGAAACTGAAACCGAAGTCTTTGCAGGCTAGCCACCGCTGCGGTCCAATCgggggcttatcagctagaatctacagtatttttctcttataacaaattAGCTTCAGCTGGCttttcagccggctttaataccagtcgAACTGCCCTAACCGTTGGCGGCAACCTCCAGGGATGGGAAAGGGCTGAACATGACAAGGGTGAAATTCGATTAGGTCGAGTAGGAAACATACAATTGGGTACACAGGAATCGATAACTTCTCTAATACAAAAACGGCAGTGCACAAATGTTGTAGTGTGATCTACTTCCAGCTATATATATCAGATGTTCAATTTGCTAGTTATGGACAAGCTCGATTTTGCAGTATATGTGAAAGGCTAAAAGTTCAAAATAAACATTGCACACGGTTTGAATTGGGTTCAAATCTCGCTGCTAGTCGGTTGAGCACATTTTTGTAAACAGTCTTTGTTGTGATGGGGGGGAAGAAAATGACTTCGCTCATGCGAAGAGAAGGTGTAGCTGGAGAGGGCGTCGACCGCGCACGGGCGGTAAGGGATCGCGCCTCGACACGGTCACCATCGCCCAGCGACACAATACGACCCAGGTACTGCACCTTGCCGCCGCCGAGATGGTACGCCACGACGTGGAACGCGCCGGCGACGAGGAAGATCACCTCCTTGCTCGGGTGACACCCCAGGATCGAGAACTGAGTCTGGGAGCCGGCCCCGATGTCGAGCACCTCATCCTCACCAATCTCTATGTCGAGCAAGCTAGCGTCGTCCCAGTTCCACTTCCACCGCCCGGAGGCGGAGCACCCGTCGCCCACGTCACCACTGCCAACTTCCTCGGCGTCCTCGTCGGAGAACCAGACGCTCTTGCCTCGGCctccacctctcccttctccaatGGCGACCGGAACGCAGTTGGATGGCGCGTGATGAAGCAGGTCCAGCATGCGCGCGTGCACGGCGAGGTCCTTATCGTGCGTCAGCGTCCACTCCAGCTGTCCACCGCCATCCGCCGATTCTTGTAGCGCCCACACCTTCACGCGGAACGCGTCGACGCTTGCGTACCGCAGCAGCACCTTGTCGTCGGTGCTCGCGAAGATGGAGTACACGGGGAGGCCCGGCGAGACGTGGAGTTCTGCCTCGTCGGCCGGGAGCTTGACCATGTCGTACGTGCCCTCCGAGCAGCGGAGCACCACCAGGATGCGCTTCTCGCAGTGCGCGTAGAGAGAGCCACGGCAGTACAAGGCGGACCGCCACGTCCGTACCCACGGGTTCCCCTCCGCGGTCCGCCTGCGCCGCCGCATTACCCTGTCGTAGAGGCGTGCCGGGGTGCACCGGCCCGCGCGCGAGTAGTCGCCTCGTCCACCGCCCGTGCGCCGACGAGAACACGAGCAGAGGCAGCGCTTTCTCCTGGCCCGGCTGTTGCCGTCCCTTGAACGATTCCGGCATGAACATTCCCAACGTCACACGCCCTTGCCTGGGAGCCTCGGCGTCGGAGGTGCATCGTCGAGGGGTGGCACCGGGAGGAGGACCTCGTACTCCAGCGACACCGCCGGGTCGAACGCGAGGAACAGGCCCTCGTGTCCGCGCGGCCACCACGTCGGCGGGGGCGGCAGGCGCGCCCAGCGCTCCGTCGTGGGGTTGCACACGAAGCCCGCCACGGGCCTGCCGACCAGATAGTCCTGGAAGCAGAGCACGAGGCCGTTGCACTGGTCCTGCACGGCGGCGTCGGCGCCGCTGCACGGGAGGTGCGGCCGCAGGAAGGCGAGCCTGTCGACGGTGGGGGCCCGCGAGGCCGGCGGGGGCAGGAAACCGGGGTGAGGGTGAGGCCTCCACGGTTTGGTGGCGGCGCGGACGACGTTGGCGAAGAAGCCCGGGAACGAGCGCGGAGGGAGCGTGTGTGGGAGGAGGAGCCCGCGGTCGTCCACGACCACGCGCCAGAGCGTGCACACGCACCGGCACCTGGCCAGGGAATGCacgcggaggcggcggaggaccTCGACGAAGATGTCGCCGGGCAGGGCGTCgatgccggcgccgccgccgtccgcgttCATGTCCATCGGGGCCGGCCGGCCGCTGTGTTTTGCCCAACACGTATCCACGCGACGACCCACACGGTTTGCGTACGCCGCCCGTTACGCTCGGAGACGTGCGCGTGCGTGCCTCCTGCGTCTGCATGAGATGTTATTGGGAGGGCCCGGTCGATATCGAAAAGCAAGGGGACTTGTGTCTACACTCACGAGACCGAACGACTTGCAGTCGGTTCGGCTGCGGTGAAACGATTGTAAATGAATGTAAATTTTcagttaaaataatatttttttctcacataaaCCAGCAAGCAGTaattcttcacgaaccagcaatgaaCCAGGCCAGCCAAACGAACACGCCGTTGGACGGTTGGACCGCACCCGGGCTACCCTACCGTACCTTACGTGGACGGACGGAACGTCgaaggctcgaggccgcctccGCCACGTAAC harbors:
- the LOC136531866 gene encoding putative pentatricopeptide repeat-containing protein At5g08490 isoform X1; translated protein: MCARYRSLGRTSYAAASASSRKAARRALHAAAPASGHMKSQRGSAPLGLAAPAAQHIGRMLAEGLRPGALELAAAIRSASALPGGGGGAALAGCLHGLAVKAGRVASSATVAKAVMGAYGRFGPLADALLVFDEMARPDAVCWNILITACSRRGLFVDAFVLFRSMLSCGVVGQSMPTAVTVAVIVPACAKWRHLRTGRSVHGYVVKTGLASDTLCGNALVSMYAKCGGSRAMDDAHRAFSSIRCKDVVSWNSVIAGYIENRLFQEALVLFSQMISQGSRPNYSTVASILPVCSFTEFGRYHGKEVHSFMVRHGLEMDVSVSNALMTHYSKVLEMKAVESIFASMDVRDIVSWNTIIAGYVMNGYHYRALGLFHELLSTGIAPDSVSFISLLTACAQVGDVKAGMGVHGYILQRPVLLQETSLMNALVTFYSHCDRFDDAFRAFTDILNKDSISWNAILSACANSEQHIEKFFVLMSEMCGGVNQWDSVTVLNVIHVSTFCGIKMVREAHGWSLRVGYTGETSVANAILDAYVKCGYSHDACILFRNHAGRNIVTDNIMISCYLKNNCIEDAEVIFNHMAEKDLTSWNLMIQLYAQNDMDGQAFSLFNHLQSEGLKPDIVSIANILEACIHLCSVQLVRQCHAYMLRASLEDIHLEGALVDAYSKCGNITNAYNIFQVSSKKDLVTFTAMIGCYAMHGMAEEAVELFSKMLKLNIRPDHVVLTTLLSACSHAGLVDAGIKIFKSIREIHRVVPTAEHYACMVDLLARSGHLQDAYMFALDMPPHAVNANAWSSLLGACKVHGEIKIGQLAADQLFSMEEGDIGNYVIMSNIYAADEKWDGVEHVRKLMKSQDMKKPAGCSWIEVEKTRHLFIASDTNHQDRSCIYDMFGSLYQQIKDTQMQNMTMMKSM